In the Haloferula helveola genome, one interval contains:
- a CDS encoding transcriptional regulator, with translation MIDFSKLDKTIHEKGRLSIMTLLASRAEPWAFQDLKSELEMSDGNLITHLRTLGNAGYVESVKLTGDGRPQTLYSLNRAGRSAFESYLAVLEQILDLGK, from the coding sequence ATGATCGATTTCTCCAAGCTCGACAAAACGATTCACGAAAAGGGCCGGCTCAGCATCATGACCCTGCTCGCTTCGCGTGCCGAGCCGTGGGCATTCCAAGACCTCAAGTCGGAGCTCGAGATGAGCGACGGCAACCTGATCACCCACCTGCGGACGCTCGGCAATGCGGGCTACGTCGAGTCGGTCAAACTCACCGGTGACGGACGCCCGCAGACGCTCTACTCGCTCAACCGCGCCGGACGGTCAGCTTTCGAAAGCTACCTCGCCGTGCTTGAGCAGATTCTCGATCTCGGGAAGTGA
- the argC gene encoding N-acetyl-gamma-glutamyl-phosphate reductase, with protein MERVKTAIVGASGYTGQELVRLLLMHPGIELVAATSRQEAGRSLGDVFPRFRGMPGSELAFIGPDPDAIAATGAKAAFLALPHGVAAEIARALLERGLKVIDLSADFRLRDPQVYAEFYGHEHPAPDLLGEAVYGLPEVRSNAIAAARLVASPGCYPTSILLPLIPLLKAGLIDPATIVANSMSGVSGAGRKADIPLLFCECNESVRAYGVPKHRHLSEIEQELSLAAGDKVTITFIPHLIPVNAGIATTTTAMLKPGVDAAAVGEALEKAYADADFVRLLGKGGCADTKHVTRTNFIDIGWEHDARTGRVLLMSAEDNLGKGAGSQALQSFNLLFGLEPMAGLQLV; from the coding sequence ATGGAGCGTGTCAAAACCGCCATCGTCGGAGCCAGCGGCTACACCGGTCAGGAACTGGTGAGGCTGCTGTTGATGCACCCGGGCATCGAACTGGTCGCCGCCACCTCGCGTCAGGAAGCCGGCCGATCGCTCGGCGACGTGTTTCCGCGCTTCCGCGGCATGCCCGGCTCCGAACTGGCGTTCATCGGGCCCGACCCGGACGCGATCGCCGCGACTGGCGCCAAGGCCGCCTTTCTCGCCCTCCCACACGGGGTGGCGGCAGAGATCGCTCGGGCCCTTCTCGAGCGCGGACTCAAGGTGATCGACCTCAGCGCCGACTTCCGGCTCCGGGACCCGCAGGTCTATGCCGAATTCTACGGTCACGAGCACCCGGCTCCCGATCTGCTCGGCGAGGCGGTCTATGGTCTGCCGGAGGTGCGCAGCAATGCGATCGCCGCAGCCCGGCTCGTCGCGTCGCCCGGCTGCTACCCGACCAGCATTCTGCTGCCATTGATCCCACTCCTCAAGGCGGGGCTGATCGACCCCGCGACCATCGTCGCCAACTCGATGAGCGGCGTCAGCGGTGCGGGCCGGAAGGCCGACATCCCCCTGCTCTTCTGCGAGTGCAACGAAAGCGTCCGCGCCTATGGCGTGCCGAAGCACCGGCACCTGTCGGAGATCGAGCAGGAGCTGTCGCTGGCCGCCGGCGACAAGGTGACGATCACTTTCATCCCGCATCTGATCCCGGTGAATGCCGGAATCGCCACGACCACCACCGCGATGCTCAAGCCGGGAGTCGATGCCGCCGCGGTCGGCGAGGCGCTGGAGAAGGCCTATGCCGATGCCGACTTCGTCCGGCTGCTCGGCAAGGGTGGATGCGCTGATACCAAGCACGTTACGCGGACCAACTTCATCGACATCGGATGGGAACACGACGCGCGCACCGGCCGCGTCCTGCTGATGAGTGCCGAGGACAATCTCGGCAAGGGAGCCGGAAGCCAGGCATTACAATCGTTCAATCTTCTGTTCGGACTTGAGCCGATGGCGGGATTGCAATTGGTATAG
- a CDS encoding GIY-YIG nuclease family protein, with the protein MFYAYILRSEKHPDRFYYGFTTDLKTRLLAHNRGENLSTRHGCPWMLAWYGAFEKEPDAVAFEAYLKTASGKAFARKRLLTG; encoded by the coding sequence GTGTTCTACGCCTATATTCTACGCTCGGAGAAGCATCCTGACCGGTTCTACTACGGCTTCACCACCGACTTGAAGACACGCCTGCTGGCCCACAACCGGGGCGAGAACCTCTCAACGCGGCACGGATGCCCCTGGATGTTGGCGTGGTATGGGGCCTTTGAGAAGGAGCCCGATGCGGTGGCTTTCGAGGCCTACCTCAAGACTGCCTCGGGCAAAGCGTTTGCGCGGAAGAGACTCCTGACCGGGTGA
- the argJ gene encoding bifunctional glutamate N-acetyltransferase/amino-acid acetyltransferase ArgJ, which produces MDFPVTRIKGGVGAARGFLTSAVSCGIKNPDAKRLDLALIHSDVPCTSAGTFTTNRVKAAPVKLSQTHLRRGDLRTIVANSGNANACTGMQGIHDARAMAKDVAKRLEIRRGEVAVCSTGVIGLPMPMARIEPKYDDLVAGLGPKNGTDVANAIITSDTHHKELAISFELGEHRVRLGGCVKGAGMICPSMATMLCFITTDAAIPRDCLQKVTLEAVEDSFNRITIDGDTSTNDTVLVLANGAAGMKPVRKNGPRCRQFGKALRWLMIELAKAVVRDGERVTKFVTVEVKGARTYLDAKKVAEAVCKSALVKASWNGGDPNWGRVLHAVGYSRARIREELVDILYEGLPACVGGLQADTPMDKLRDVAAKPEFRIEIHLNQGKADYEMYSSDLSPEYIDFNRSEYAYWKQARKDGLV; this is translated from the coding sequence ATGGACTTTCCTGTCACCCGGATCAAAGGAGGCGTCGGCGCTGCCCGCGGCTTCCTGACCTCCGCCGTCTCGTGCGGAATCAAGAATCCGGATGCCAAACGGCTCGATCTCGCGCTCATTCATTCCGACGTGCCGTGCACATCCGCCGGCACTTTCACCACCAACCGGGTGAAGGCGGCACCGGTGAAGCTTTCGCAGACCCATCTGCGCCGCGGCGACTTGCGGACGATCGTCGCCAACTCCGGGAATGCCAACGCCTGCACCGGGATGCAGGGCATCCACGACGCCCGGGCGATGGCCAAGGACGTCGCCAAACGGCTTGAGATCCGACGCGGCGAGGTCGCCGTCTGCTCGACCGGCGTGATCGGCCTGCCAATGCCGATGGCGCGGATCGAACCGAAATACGACGATCTCGTGGCCGGGCTGGGGCCGAAGAACGGGACCGATGTCGCCAATGCGATCATCACCAGCGACACCCACCACAAGGAGCTCGCGATTTCCTTCGAGCTCGGTGAACACCGCGTTCGGCTCGGCGGCTGCGTCAAGGGTGCCGGCATGATCTGCCCGAGCATGGCGACGATGCTGTGCTTCATCACGACCGATGCCGCCATCCCTCGCGACTGTCTGCAGAAGGTCACGCTGGAGGCGGTGGAGGACAGCTTCAACCGGATCACCATCGATGGTGACACCAGCACCAACGACACCGTGCTGGTCCTGGCCAACGGCGCCGCCGGGATGAAACCGGTGCGCAAGAACGGCCCGCGCTGCCGGCAGTTCGGCAAAGCGCTGCGGTGGCTGATGATCGAGCTGGCCAAGGCGGTCGTGCGTGACGGCGAGCGGGTGACGAAATTTGTCACGGTCGAGGTCAAGGGCGCGCGCACTTATCTCGATGCCAAGAAGGTCGCCGAGGCCGTCTGCAAGTCGGCGCTGGTAAAAGCCTCATGGAACGGCGGCGACCCGAATTGGGGTCGTGTGCTGCATGCCGTCGGCTACTCCCGCGCCCGCATCCGCGAGGAGCTGGTCGACATCCTCTACGAAGGTCTGCCCGCCTGCGTGGGCGGATTGCAGGCGGACACCCCGATGGACAAGCTCCGGGACGTGGCGGCGAAGCCCGAGTTCCGGATCGAGATCCACCTCAACCAGGGCAAGGCGGACTACGAGATGTACAGTAGCGACCTCTCGCCGGAGTACATCGACTTCAACCGCTCCGAGTACGCCTACTGGAAGCAGGCGCGAAAGGACGGGCTGGTTTAG